A genomic window from Ruminiclostridium cellulolyticum H10 includes:
- a CDS encoding VanW family protein, whose product MLYKRYFKPAIIFMFVFTYTILPFATGESLSANDVNKDHLQTSIKQCENNGNGQEEGLKNPSKSGTTFYVPWEGSENFLSCQSKNGTPIMMVAYQTVLRDPLPGEEENVHLAARLLAGTVVKPGEVFSQNNKIGPYVIARGFKKGPTYIGTKLTTTIGGGVCKMASTLYNVAILSNLPVVERHAHSMPVPYVPYGQDATVSYGNKDLKFKNDTSSPIMIWAQGVDNILYVAFYSSTKPPEVEWHHEMLKLIKADKVYKMSSTLPKGREKLLMEGMDGAIVKSWVTVKNPDGTVIKRDLRKSYYNPMPHVYEKGK is encoded by the coding sequence ATGTTATATAAAAGATATTTTAAACCTGCAATAATTTTTATGTTTGTCTTTACCTATACAATATTACCTTTTGCTACAGGTGAAAGCTTATCTGCAAACGACGTAAATAAAGACCATTTACAGACTTCTATAAAACAATGCGAAAATAATGGCAATGGACAAGAGGAAGGCTTGAAAAACCCTTCAAAATCAGGAACGACCTTTTATGTTCCATGGGAAGGTAGTGAAAATTTTTTAAGCTGCCAGTCTAAAAATGGAACTCCTATAATGATGGTGGCTTACCAGACAGTACTGCGTGACCCGCTTCCCGGTGAAGAGGAAAATGTACATCTGGCTGCCAGATTACTTGCCGGGACAGTTGTAAAGCCTGGAGAAGTATTTTCTCAAAACAATAAAATTGGCCCCTATGTGATAGCAAGAGGCTTTAAGAAGGGTCCGACATATATTGGTACAAAACTGACTACAACGATTGGGGGTGGGGTGTGCAAGATGGCATCCACATTATATAATGTAGCAATCTTAAGTAACTTGCCGGTTGTAGAAAGACATGCACACAGTATGCCAGTTCCATATGTACCATACGGACAGGATGCAACTGTCAGTTATGGTAATAAGGATTTAAAGTTTAAAAATGATACATCCTCTCCCATTATGATTTGGGCTCAGGGTGTTGACAATATATTATATGTGGCTTTTTATAGCAGTACTAAGCCCCCGGAAGTTGAGTGGCACCATGAAATGCTAAAATTAATTAAGGCTGATAAAGTATATAAAATGAGCTCAACTTTACCAAAGGGAAGGGAAAAATTATTAATGGAAGGAATGGATGGGGCAATTGTTAAGTCATGGGTGACTGTCAAGAATCCAGATGGGACTGTTATAAAAAGAGACCTTAGAAAAAGCTATTATAACCCCATGCCTCATGTATACGAAAAGGGTAAGTGA
- a CDS encoding EamA family transporter, with protein MFRLFRRNNHMVFLLAFIGMTCWGIAPLFVKLGLKDVNPLMGLAVRTTFTLIVISSIMFINGSIYSLKNISSTALILLAVEAIFATLIGDLAYFAAIKRGAVSSVTIIMASSPLITIICSILFLDEQITFSRITGAVLVIIGIIIAI; from the coding sequence ATGTTTAGGTTATTTAGGAGGAATAATCACATGGTATTCCTTTTGGCTTTTATAGGCATGACATGCTGGGGGATAGCACCTTTATTTGTAAAACTGGGTTTGAAAGATGTAAATCCATTAATGGGTTTAGCGGTAAGAACTACATTTACACTGATTGTAATATCGAGCATAATGTTTATAAATGGAAGTATATATAGTCTCAAAAATATTTCATCTACAGCGTTAATTCTCCTCGCAGTAGAAGCAATATTTGCAACTCTTATTGGGGATTTGGCGTATTTTGCTGCAATAAAAAGAGGAGCTGTTTCATCAGTTACAATAATAATGGCCAGCTCCCCATTAATTACAATAATATGCTCAATTTTATTTCTCGATGAACAGATTACATTCTCGAGGATTACTGGTGCAGTGTTGGTTATTATAGGCATAATTATAGCTATATAA
- a CDS encoding MYG1 family protein yields MDTIKEFKKVGTHSGRFHADEVMATAILKQVFEIKLTRTRDPEILEKQDLIYDIGNGEFDHHQLEKEYRDNGTPYAACGLIWRKFGRQAILSKHPEVSENEIESIFRYVDAVLIEGIDAADNGIRTTENIIPTMCISAIIGGYNPTWDSPESVDAAFSDAVGFAEDILENLIDQKVSTLKARTFVIQAYNNRKRPELLILDNSYPWERTLKEIDINKEVLFVIYPKEEGFYIQTVREYGEVRRDRKSLPRQWAGKREEELCNIIGIKDAVFCHSSRFIAKAGSFESILKMADIAISMPETEIENRRADRSVFDILKLILKNKLVIKIRRNR; encoded by the coding sequence ATGGATACAATTAAAGAATTTAAGAAGGTAGGAACACATAGCGGCAGATTTCATGCTGATGAAGTAATGGCAACAGCCATACTAAAACAAGTATTTGAAATTAAGCTGACCAGAACCAGAGACCCGGAGATACTTGAAAAACAGGATTTAATATACGATATCGGAAACGGCGAGTTTGACCATCATCAATTAGAAAAAGAATATAGGGACAATGGTACTCCATACGCTGCTTGCGGACTGATATGGAGAAAGTTCGGAAGGCAAGCAATATTATCAAAGCATCCTGAAGTATCAGAAAATGAAATTGAAAGTATTTTCAGATATGTAGATGCTGTACTGATAGAGGGAATTGACGCAGCGGATAACGGTATCAGAACAACGGAGAACATCATTCCTACTATGTGCATATCCGCTATTATTGGTGGGTATAACCCTACCTGGGATTCCCCTGAGTCAGTGGATGCCGCCTTTAGTGATGCAGTAGGTTTTGCGGAAGATATATTGGAGAACTTAATAGATCAAAAGGTTTCAACACTTAAAGCGAGAACTTTTGTAATCCAAGCATACAATAATCGTAAACGGCCGGAACTGTTAATATTGGATAACTCTTATCCATGGGAACGTACATTAAAAGAAATTGATATAAATAAAGAAGTTCTTTTCGTAATTTATCCAAAGGAGGAAGGCTTCTATATACAAACCGTTCGCGAGTACGGTGAGGTGCGAAGAGACAGAAAGAGTCTTCCGAGGCAATGGGCTGGTAAAAGGGAAGAGGAACTGTGCAATATTATAGGGATAAAAGATGCGGTTTTTTGCCATTCATCAAGATTTATAGCCAAAGCCGGTTCATTTGAAAGCATACTGAAAATGGCGGATATAGCTATTTCAATGCCTGAAACAGAGATAGAAAACAGGCGTGCAGACAGAAGTGTTTTTGATATTTTAAAGTTAATTTTAAAAAATAAATTGGTGATTAAAATAAGAAGAAATAGATAA
- a CDS encoding aminotransferase class I/II-fold pyridoxal phosphate-dependent enzyme yields MEETSQNSTPLFDAVKRYVDSDVTPFHVPGHKHGRGISELRKYVGKRILEMDVNGMEDLDYANNPTGVISQSQKLLADAFGADNAYFLVNGTTSGVQAMIMSVCEPGSKIIIPRNAHKSTIGGIILSGAIPVYVQPVINKQLGIAMGVTTKSIEHAIKNNPHAKAVFIINPSYYGIASDLKSIVSLAHHHDMAVLVDEAHGAHMYFHCDFPMTAMQAGADISAVSIHKTAGSLTQSSALLLKSNLIDPNTVKKVMSLTYTSSASYLLMCSIDIARKQLAVNGRDILEKVLKLSRYAREEINKIRGLYAFGNELIGTPGCFAFDETKLSINIAGLGYTGYQLENKLRKEYNIQMELSDICNILAIISLGDRKQDLDLFINSLKDISAKAKPNTYPYQNALPDSPEMVVCPREAFYSPKKTVSLENSIGEISGEMIMVYPPGIPLVCMGERITKDIIEYIKVLKNERCQIQGTADPYVNYVKVLGSNFIT; encoded by the coding sequence TTGGAGGAAACAAGTCAGAATTCTACTCCTCTTTTTGATGCGGTTAAAAGGTATGTAGACAGTGATGTTACGCCATTTCATGTTCCAGGACACAAGCATGGACGTGGTATTAGTGAACTGAGAAAATATGTAGGTAAGCGTATACTCGAGATGGATGTTAACGGCATGGAGGATTTAGATTATGCCAATAACCCAACAGGGGTAATTTCCCAATCTCAAAAATTATTAGCAGATGCTTTTGGAGCAGACAACGCCTATTTTTTAGTGAATGGAACAACATCGGGGGTTCAAGCGATGATAATGAGCGTGTGCGAGCCTGGAAGTAAAATCATAATACCAAGAAATGCACATAAATCTACAATCGGAGGTATAATTCTAAGTGGGGCAATTCCAGTATATGTACAACCAGTTATAAACAAACAATTAGGAATTGCGATGGGAGTAACTACAAAAAGCATTGAGCATGCAATTAAAAATAATCCTCATGCTAAGGCAGTCTTTATAATAAATCCTTCATACTATGGTATAGCTTCAGATTTGAAGTCAATCGTGAGCCTGGCACATCATCATGATATGGCGGTTTTAGTTGATGAAGCACATGGTGCTCACATGTACTTCCACTGTGACTTTCCTATGACAGCAATGCAGGCCGGGGCCGACATAAGTGCAGTAAGCATCCATAAAACAGCCGGCTCATTAACACAAAGCTCTGCACTTCTCCTAAAGAGTAATTTAATTGATCCTAATACGGTAAAAAAAGTAATGAGCTTGACCTATACCTCAAGTGCCTCTTATTTATTAATGTGTTCCATTGATATAGCACGGAAACAGCTCGCAGTAAATGGTAGAGACATTTTGGAAAAGGTGCTTAAACTATCAAGATATGCAAGAGAAGAGATAAATAAAATCAGAGGCCTGTATGCTTTCGGGAATGAGTTAATAGGCACACCAGGGTGTTTTGCATTTGATGAAACAAAATTAAGTATAAACATAGCCGGCTTGGGCTACACAGGCTACCAATTAGAAAACAAATTAAGAAAAGAGTACAATATTCAAATGGAACTTTCTGACATTTGTAATATTCTTGCCATTATTAGCTTGGGTGACAGAAAACAAGACTTGGATCTTTTTATTAACTCGTTAAAAGATATATCTGCTAAGGCTAAACCAAATACTTATCCATATCAGAACGCCTTACCGGATAGCCCTGAGATGGTGGTCTGTCCACGGGAGGCCTTTTACTCCCCAAAAAAGACTGTAAGCTTGGAAAATTCCATAGGAGAGATATCTGGCGAAATGATAATGGTATACCCACCAGGTATACCATTAGTTTGTATGGGTGAACGGATAACAAAAGATATTATAGAATATATAAAAGTATTGAAAAATGAAAGATGCCAAATACAAGGAACTGCTGACCCATATGTAAATTATGTAAAAGTTTTAGGAAGTAATTTTATTACGTAA
- a CDS encoding IS256-like element ISCce2 family transposase, protein MSEKIIQLNEGIIKEELKNLVRSSVEETLNNLLDKEAEDLTNAAKYERTQERQGYRSGHYTRSLQTTSGEVTLRVPKLKGVPFETAIIERYRRRESSVEEALIEMYLAGVSVRRVEDITEALWGTKVSPGTISELNKKAYVHIENWRNRPLQDGKYPYVYVDGIYLKRNWGGEYENVSILVAIAVNQEGYREVIGAREGMKEDKASWKEFLQWLKGRGLDGVKLIVGDKCLGMLESVNEVFPEAKYQRCTVHFYRNIFSVTPRSKMKLVAKMLKAIHAQESKASAREKAKLVAEELKSMKLREAAKKLEDGIEETLTYMEFPYEHWTRIRTNNTIERLNREIRRRTRVVGTFPDGNSALMLVCARLRHVAGTQWGSKKYLNMKHLENMDSDESDFIAG, encoded by the coding sequence ATGTCCGAAAAAATTATACAACTAAATGAAGGAATCATCAAGGAAGAACTGAAAAACCTGGTTAGGAGTAGTGTTGAGGAAACATTAAACAACCTGCTCGATAAAGAGGCTGAAGACTTAACCAATGCTGCAAAATACGAGCGTACACAGGAACGACAAGGCTATCGCTCAGGTCATTACACCCGTAGTTTACAAACCACATCAGGTGAAGTAACTCTAAGAGTTCCTAAGCTAAAGGGCGTGCCTTTTGAGACAGCAATAATCGAAAGATATCGCCGCCGAGAAAGTTCAGTTGAAGAAGCCTTAATTGAAATGTATCTGGCCGGTGTTTCAGTTCGTCGTGTAGAAGATATTACTGAGGCTCTTTGGGGAACTAAAGTATCTCCCGGAACAATAAGTGAACTAAATAAGAAAGCCTATGTACATATTGAAAACTGGCGAAACCGCCCTTTGCAGGACGGTAAATACCCATATGTATATGTAGACGGTATATATCTAAAACGTAACTGGGGCGGTGAATATGAAAATGTGTCTATTCTTGTAGCGATTGCTGTAAATCAAGAGGGCTACCGTGAGGTTATCGGTGCCAGAGAAGGGATGAAAGAGGACAAGGCCAGTTGGAAGGAATTCTTACAATGGCTTAAAGGTCGTGGACTAGATGGTGTAAAACTTATTGTAGGTGATAAATGTTTAGGTATGTTAGAGTCAGTTAACGAAGTGTTTCCAGAAGCTAAATATCAGCGTTGTACCGTTCATTTTTACCGTAATATTTTTTCTGTAACACCGCGATCAAAGATGAAACTTGTGGCAAAAATGCTTAAGGCGATTCATGCACAGGAAAGCAAGGCATCAGCTCGTGAGAAGGCCAAATTGGTAGCGGAAGAATTAAAGTCCATGAAACTAAGAGAGGCAGCTAAAAAATTGGAGGATGGAATTGAAGAAACTCTTACTTATATGGAATTCCCTTATGAGCATTGGACAAGAATCCGTACTAACAATACAATTGAACGCCTGAATCGGGAGATTCGCCGACGGACTAGAGTAGTTGGTACTTTCCCCGACGGAAATTCAGCCTTAATGCTGGTATGTGCCCGACTACGGCACGTTGCAGGTACACAATGGGGCAGCAAGAAGTATCTGAACATGAAGCATTTAGAAAACATGGATTCTGATGAGTCCGATTTCATAGCAGGTTAA
- a CDS encoding recombinase family protein has product MKIKVGAYCRVSTEKDDQVNSLQSQKKYFEEYIRNRPDWEFVDIYADEGISGTQAENRIEFQRMISDAKYKRLDLILTKEISRFARNTKISIDYTRMLKELGVGVIFISDNINTLDGDGELRLTIMSAIAQDESRKTSERVKWGQKRRMEQGVVFGRELFGYNLYKGTLTVNEEEAEIVRLIFRKYTIEGKGTHVIARELYEDNIQSKSYKNRWSNTVILRLLKNEKYVGDLAQKKTITPNYLNHKKKYNRGEEEIVYIKNHHTPIIPRELWDATQEQIIQRSASKEQKSKYSNRYWCSGKLLCGECGSNFVGRSKKLENGQVYKVWKCSRAKSYGSLKIDVNGNQVGCNNKSINHIVLGKIVKNVLYSINSNKEKIISELVSEIRKLNKLTNIKSTDSFTRKIKDLNRKKQEVINLMIEGSISKDDMVLMNKRYDLEINKVKTDIKNIEEINLINSRNADKLHIYLDRINSLVNQREENDSDEVFKLTVKKVILYKNNILELYFTCIPEPIKLKYKSKGKNGNYSVEYSFMDN; this is encoded by the coding sequence ATGAAAATAAAAGTTGGTGCTTATTGCAGAGTTTCAACTGAAAAGGATGATCAGGTAAATTCACTGCAGAGCCAAAAAAAATATTTTGAAGAATATATAAGGAATAGACCTGACTGGGAATTTGTTGACATTTATGCTGATGAGGGAATTAGTGGGACTCAGGCCGAGAATAGAATAGAATTTCAAAGGATGATCTCTGATGCAAAATACAAAAGGCTGGATTTGATATTGACTAAAGAGATTTCAAGATTTGCAAGAAACACAAAGATCAGTATTGATTATACGCGTATGCTTAAAGAGCTTGGAGTAGGTGTCATCTTTATTAGTGATAATATTAATACTCTTGACGGAGATGGTGAATTGAGGCTTACAATTATGTCGGCCATTGCCCAGGATGAAAGTAGGAAAACATCCGAACGGGTAAAGTGGGGACAAAAAAGAAGGATGGAGCAGGGTGTTGTTTTTGGACGTGAGCTATTTGGATACAACTTGTATAAAGGTACTTTAACGGTTAATGAGGAAGAAGCTGAAATAGTAAGATTGATTTTTCGCAAGTATACCATCGAAGGGAAAGGCACTCATGTAATTGCAAGAGAGCTATATGAAGACAATATACAATCAAAAAGTTATAAAAACAGGTGGTCAAATACCGTAATTTTGAGACTTCTAAAAAATGAGAAATATGTTGGAGATCTGGCCCAAAAAAAGACCATAACTCCAAATTACTTAAATCATAAAAAGAAATACAACAGGGGAGAAGAAGAGATTGTATATATAAAAAACCATCACACACCTATTATACCAAGGGAATTATGGGATGCAACACAAGAACAGATCATTCAACGATCAGCATCAAAGGAACAAAAAAGCAAATACAGCAATAGGTATTGGTGCTCGGGAAAGCTGCTTTGTGGCGAATGTGGAAGTAATTTTGTAGGGAGGAGTAAAAAGTTAGAAAATGGGCAGGTTTACAAGGTCTGGAAATGTAGTCGGGCAAAAAGCTATGGTAGTCTCAAGATTGATGTCAATGGAAATCAGGTTGGCTGCAACAATAAGAGTATTAATCACATAGTGTTAGGTAAAATAGTAAAAAATGTTTTGTACTCAATAAATTCAAATAAGGAAAAAATAATATCCGAGCTGGTATCGGAAATCAGAAAATTGAACAAGTTGACTAATATAAAGAGTACAGATTCATTTACAAGAAAAATAAAAGACCTGAACCGTAAAAAGCAGGAAGTAATTAATCTAATGATTGAAGGAAGCATATCTAAGGATGATATGGTTTTAATGAATAAAAGGTATGACTTGGAGATAAATAAAGTTAAAACGGATATTAAAAATATTGAAGAAATCAATCTTATAAATAGCAGGAATGCAGATAAACTGCATATATATTTAGACAGGATAAATTCTCTGGTTAACCAGAGAGAAGAAAATGACTCAGATGAAGTATTTAAGCTGACAGTAAAAAAGGTTATCCTATATAAAAATAATATATTGGAATTATATTTTACATGTATACCGGAGCCAATAAAACTAAAGTATAAAAGCAAAGGTAAAAATGGTAACTATAGTGTTGAATACAGTTTTATGGACAATTAA
- a CDS encoding MFS transporter, protein MFDYMNSIVHTEQNLHNDEKFVLFLFSQGVSSFGDAFQFIAATSLIVNITGSGFSAAFGLICSPILSILFSALAGYISDNKKDKTLLVLIDLIRGLIVLIFIYKHTISEIYSLIIVLSILDIFYNPPKRKFTTRILKNSQLMKGNSLLTGLTGGVYIVAPILAGILINNYGTDIAFFINSISFFISAFCIIIIKCKINKHDVTSKIKMSFKNTTDSLFEGIAYCLNTYTLRKTIFIGTVICFATTSVNIAFYPFAFNTLKVSNKIWGIMMSIFYGANLLAMPISLVGCFKIKTYYKIIIPLSLMGISVIWFSYGSTSEISLILFLQLLEGTILSYLSIILLSQIQIKSKNDFLGRIVGINDFINNLGKVLGIGCTYTLLRMTSSYAVFLLCAIITSAYAVYTFMSTKIHRLEEL, encoded by the coding sequence ATGTTTGATTATATGAATTCTATCGTACACACAGAACAAAATTTACATAACGACGAAAAATTCGTCCTTTTTCTATTTAGTCAAGGAGTATCTAGTTTTGGAGATGCATTTCAATTTATTGCCGCAACATCTTTGATAGTAAATATCACAGGCTCTGGCTTTTCGGCCGCATTCGGTCTTATTTGCAGCCCTATTTTAAGTATTTTATTCTCTGCTTTAGCAGGATATATTAGCGATAATAAAAAGGATAAAACCTTGCTTGTCTTAATAGATTTAATAAGGGGACTAATCGTTCTTATATTTATTTATAAACATACTATATCAGAAATTTATTCGCTGATAATAGTGCTTTCAATTCTTGACATATTTTATAATCCTCCAAAAAGAAAGTTTACGACTAGGATTCTTAAAAACAGCCAGCTAATGAAAGGGAACTCCCTTTTAACCGGGTTAACTGGTGGAGTATATATTGTTGCTCCAATTTTAGCTGGTATTTTAATAAACAATTATGGAACCGATATAGCATTTTTTATTAATAGCATATCTTTTTTTATATCAGCCTTTTGCATAATAATAATAAAATGTAAAATAAACAAACATGATGTTACAAGCAAAATCAAAATGTCTTTTAAGAATACAACTGATTCCTTGTTTGAAGGGATTGCATACTGTTTGAATACTTATACTTTGCGTAAAACTATTTTCATTGGTACTGTTATCTGTTTTGCAACCACCTCTGTTAATATTGCTTTCTATCCTTTTGCATTTAATACTTTGAAAGTCTCAAATAAAATATGGGGAATAATGATGTCAATATTCTATGGTGCAAACTTACTTGCCATGCCCATATCACTGGTGGGTTGTTTTAAGATAAAAACATATTATAAAATCATTATTCCATTATCTTTAATGGGTATTTCAGTAATATGGTTTTCATACGGAAGCACAAGTGAAATAAGCTTGATACTTTTTCTTCAACTGTTGGAAGGAACTATACTCTCATACTTAAGTATTATACTTTTGTCCCAAATTCAAATAAAAAGCAAAAATGACTTTTTGGGAAGGATTGTTGGGATAAATGATTTTATCAACAATCTGGGTAAAGTGTTAGGCATAGGATGTACATACACCTTGCTTAGAATGACCAGTTCTTATGCAGTGTTCTTACTTTGTGCAATAATTACATCCGCCTATGCAGTTTACACTTTCATGTCAACAAAGATTCATAGATTAGAGGAGTTATGA
- a CDS encoding dockerin type I domain-containing protein, producing the protein MKYFKKVCITLAAFLISTGFAVGIGTQSVNAASTTIPCRQLEQLDRGIVAVNQGNGKVYVSWRLLGTEPSNTAFNLYRKTAGGTEVKLNSSPITSCTNYVDNGVDTTKDNTYTVRTVLNGIENNESEQYTLAANTSVRQYIPIKLKPLPTGYYTMHVNVGDLDGDGKYDYIVKRMNDDRSPVQVEAYKSDGTFLWRIDLGPNIETYNTAMTSPLVVSDLNSDGKAEVLIKTGESTRFGDGTLIGDTNNDGITNYCNTSSTSYQVLSGPEFISVIDGMTGKELSRADFIARGQVTDWGDNYGNRASFIFMTVAYLDGIHPSVVMSRGPGNVMKVEAWDFKDGKLSQRWKWDARNQVLPSGKNFPDFHAIRAVDVDKDGKDEISWGGSMLNDDGKLLYATELTHGDRFVIGDIDPDRDGLECYAIQQNNPSLLGAALYDAGNGTMIKKMYMSAVGDVGRGDCADIDPNYRGMECWSTLENLYNCKGGVIGSEKSFPFLSIWWDGDLLREFFIGVDSNGFNAAINKWNYTTKTSNRLYSVYQEGVKSTYAGRPPFYGDIMGDWREEVILETTDNTELRIYTTNIPTNYRIYTLMHNPAYRNSVDVKGYLSSVYPDYYLGEGMSTPPTPNIYTGDGELIKSLRVNDSNNAADWCIQSNLQVGDTVYGDRTYKYTKIPQSLTGTEWIRTACDSKSYLDEEANFTAKKDISVYIGLDSRITSIPAWLSDWTKTGETLSDDSSITFNLYKKDFTSGSVVRLGTNGGSSSFVNYTVIVKPNTAPAFLYGDVNGDGIVDVLDYSTMRSYLLQITNSMPSAYWQMAGDLNSDGAIDSMDYLYLKMYLLGTINSLPVSP; encoded by the coding sequence ATGAAGTACTTTAAAAAGGTATGCATTACTCTGGCTGCTTTTCTTATCAGTACCGGTTTTGCTGTCGGTATAGGGACGCAATCTGTAAACGCAGCTTCAACAACTATTCCATGCAGACAGCTTGAACAGCTGGATAGGGGAATTGTAGCTGTTAATCAGGGAAATGGGAAGGTTTATGTAAGCTGGCGTCTTCTTGGAACAGAACCCAGTAATACTGCATTCAATCTTTATCGAAAAACTGCCGGTGGCACTGAAGTTAAACTCAATAGTTCACCCATTACATCCTGTACAAATTATGTTGATAATGGTGTTGACACAACAAAGGATAACACTTATACAGTAAGAACCGTTTTAAATGGAATTGAGAATAATGAAAGTGAACAATACACTTTGGCTGCAAATACTTCTGTCAGACAATATATCCCTATAAAATTAAAACCTCTTCCCACCGGATATTACACAATGCATGTAAATGTGGGTGACCTTGATGGGGACGGAAAATATGACTATATAGTAAAGCGTATGAATGATGACAGGTCTCCTGTGCAGGTAGAGGCCTATAAATCAGACGGAACATTTCTATGGCGTATTGATTTAGGGCCAAATATCGAAACATATAACACAGCTATGACTTCACCTTTGGTTGTATCGGATTTAAACAGTGACGGAAAGGCGGAAGTTCTTATAAAAACAGGTGAAAGTACCCGGTTTGGTGACGGTACCTTAATCGGCGACACAAATAATGACGGAATAACTAACTATTGTAATACATCTTCAACTAGTTACCAGGTTCTTTCAGGCCCCGAATTTATTTCTGTAATTGATGGTATGACAGGTAAAGAGCTAAGTAGGGCTGATTTTATTGCAAGAGGACAAGTTACGGACTGGGGAGATAACTATGGGAACCGTGCAAGCTTTATTTTTATGACAGTTGCATATCTGGACGGTATTCACCCAAGTGTAGTAATGTCAAGAGGCCCCGGAAATGTTATGAAAGTTGAAGCATGGGATTTCAAAGATGGAAAGCTAAGTCAACGGTGGAAATGGGATGCTAGAAATCAAGTATTACCTTCTGGGAAGAATTTCCCTGATTTTCATGCAATCCGTGCCGTAGATGTGGATAAGGATGGAAAAGATGAAATTTCATGGGGAGGCTCCATGCTCAATGACGACGGTAAATTACTGTACGCTACGGAGCTGACACATGGAGATCGGTTTGTAATAGGGGATATTGATCCCGACCGGGATGGTCTTGAATGTTACGCAATACAGCAGAACAACCCGAGTCTTCTGGGTGCGGCCTTATATGATGCAGGTAATGGTACAATGATTAAAAAAATGTATATGAGTGCAGTTGGCGATGTAGGAAGAGGGGATTGTGCTGATATTGATCCTAATTACAGGGGGATGGAATGTTGGTCTACACTTGAGAATTTATACAACTGCAAGGGAGGGGTTATCGGTTCTGAAAAGTCTTTTCCGTTCTTGAGTATATGGTGGGATGGAGATTTGCTCAGAGAATTTTTCATAGGTGTTGACTCAAATGGTTTTAATGCGGCCATCAACAAATGGAATTATACTACAAAAACCAGCAACCGGTTATATTCTGTTTATCAGGAGGGGGTCAAGTCAACATATGCCGGGAGACCGCCTTTCTATGGTGACATTATGGGCGACTGGCGTGAGGAAGTTATTCTTGAAACTACTGATAATACGGAGCTTCGTATATACACTACAAACATTCCCACCAACTATAGGATATATACCCTGATGCATAACCCGGCATACAGAAATTCCGTAGATGTTAAGGGATATCTGTCTTCTGTTTATCCTGATTATTATCTGGGTGAAGGTATGTCAACGCCACCGACCCCCAATATTTATACAGGGGATGGAGAATTAATAAAATCACTAAGGGTAAATGATTCCAACAATGCAGCTGACTGGTGCATACAATCAAATTTACAGGTTGGTGATACAGTTTACGGAGACAGAACATATAAATATACAAAAATTCCTCAAAGTCTTACAGGTACAGAATGGATAAGGACTGCTTGTGATTCTAAGAGCTATTTAGATGAGGAAGCGAATTTTACGGCAAAAAAAGACATATCGGTTTATATTGGTTTGGATTCAAGAATTACCAGTATTCCGGCATGGCTGAGCGATTGGACGAAAACAGGTGAAACATTAAGTGATGATAGCTCAATTACCTTCAACCTATACAAGAAAGATTTTACTTCCGGCTCTGTTGTGAGGCTTGGAACTAATGGGGGTTCTTCCAGTTTTGTGAATTATACGGTTATTGTTAAGCCAAACACGGCACCTGCTTTTCTTTACGGTGATGTAAATGGAGACGGTATTGTGGATGTTCTGGATTACAGTACAATGCGAAGTTATCTTCTGCAGATAACGAACTCAATGCCATCTGCATATTGGCAGATGGCCGGAGATTTGAATTCCGACGGGGCTATCGACAGTATGGATTATTTATACCTGAAAATGTACTTGTTGGGGACAATTAACTCTCTACCAGTTTCTCCATAA